In one window of Frigoriglobus tundricola DNA:
- a CDS encoding TIGR03087 family PEP-CTERM/XrtA system glycosyltransferase: MGQSPLPRVLYLTHRTPFPPDKGDRIRTFHLLRQMAKHGRIWLGCPADEPVSADTHAALNGLCERVAAVPVGRRVRWANAARSLAAGGSLSEGLFASKALTRVLRRWTAEVRFDAVVASSSALVPYLQDAALRAVPKVVDLIDVDSQKWLDFAAASRPPKKWLYRLEAARVRNLERALAGSARAVAVVSRAEAEVYDSFTRVGAATVATNGVDLDFFAPVACEEQPALAFVGALDYRPNEDAAVWFAREVWPAIRARVPHAEFRIIGRNPTPAVRVLASVPGVNLVGPVPDVRPFVASASVAVVPLRLARGVQNKVLEAMAMAKAVIAAPPALAALGAEPGVHLLAASTPQEWVDSVCGLLADPVRRHLLGVAARQYVERHHHWERCLQPLVAAIFPTPVAPA; the protein is encoded by the coding sequence GTGGGTCAGTCGCCACTCCCGCGGGTCCTCTACCTCACCCACCGCACTCCGTTTCCGCCGGACAAGGGCGACCGCATCCGCACCTTTCACCTGCTCCGGCAAATGGCCAAGCACGGGCGCATCTGGCTCGGCTGCCCCGCAGACGAACCGGTCAGCGCCGACACCCACGCGGCCCTCAACGGCCTGTGCGAGCGGGTCGCGGCGGTACCCGTCGGGAGACGAGTGCGGTGGGCGAACGCCGCGCGGAGCCTTGCCGCCGGCGGCAGCCTCTCCGAAGGGCTGTTCGCCTCGAAGGCGCTGACGCGCGTGCTCCGGCGGTGGACGGCGGAGGTCCGGTTCGACGCGGTCGTGGCCTCGTCCTCCGCGCTCGTGCCGTACCTTCAAGACGCGGCACTCCGGGCGGTCCCCAAAGTGGTCGATCTGATCGACGTGGACAGCCAGAAGTGGCTCGATTTTGCCGCCGCGAGCCGCCCGCCGAAAAAGTGGCTCTACCGGCTCGAAGCCGCCCGCGTCCGCAACCTGGAACGGGCGCTGGCCGGGTCCGCGCGAGCGGTCGCGGTTGTCAGCCGCGCGGAAGCGGAGGTTTACGATTCGTTCACGCGCGTTGGCGCCGCGACCGTGGCCACGAACGGGGTCGATCTGGATTTTTTCGCACCGGTGGCGTGCGAGGAGCAACCGGCGCTTGCGTTTGTTGGCGCGCTCGACTACCGACCGAACGAGGACGCGGCGGTGTGGTTCGCGCGGGAGGTGTGGCCCGCGATCCGTGCCCGCGTGCCGCACGCCGAGTTCCGGATCATCGGCCGCAACCCGACGCCGGCCGTCCGGGTGCTCGCTTCGGTGCCGGGCGTGAATCTGGTGGGTCCGGTGCCGGACGTACGGCCGTTTGTGGCGTCCGCGAGCGTGGCCGTCGTTCCGCTCCGACTGGCCCGAGGGGTTCAAAACAAGGTGCTGGAAGCAATGGCGATGGCGAAGGCCGTGATCGCCGCCCCTCCCGCACTGGCGGCGCTGGGGGCCGAACCGGGTGTGCACTTGCTGGCCGCCTCCACGCCACAGGAATGGGTGGATTCGGTATGCGGGCTGCTAGCCGACCCGGTGCGCCGGCACCTGTTGGGTGTTGCGGCCCGACAATATGTTGAGCGTCACCACCATTGGGAACGCTGTTTGCAACCGCTGGTGGCCGCAATCTTTCCAACCCCGGTCGCACCCGCGTGA
- a CDS encoding glycosyltransferase translates to MAESFSLDHPEAPAGAAGPVVLDARVVTGAGGGPDKTILNSPRFLEPLGYRMVCAYMHPPGDPGFEVLRQKAAQYGAPLVSIPDRGAWDWRVVTEALAVCKRERVTVWHGHDYKTNALGILLKRLWPMRLVTTVHGWVQHTRRTPLYYRIDQLCLPRYERVICVSDDLLESCLAAGVPAKNCVLLENGIDALEYARSRPTAAAKAALGLPAGGFVVGAVGRLSGEKGFDVLIRSAHQLLARGLDVRLLIVGEGGERAALEALVRELHLGDRVRLAGWQADVRGHFEAMDVFALSSLREGLPNVVLEAMALEVPVVSTRVAGIPRLVQDGRNGFLVNAGDLDGLTTALAGVLKNPALSAVFRAAGRRTVETRYSFATRMQRLKRLYDELLAG, encoded by the coding sequence GTGGCCGAATCGTTTTCGCTCGACCACCCGGAGGCGCCAGCCGGGGCCGCCGGTCCGGTCGTCCTGGACGCGCGCGTCGTGACCGGCGCCGGCGGCGGGCCGGACAAAACGATCCTCAATTCGCCGCGGTTCCTCGAACCGCTCGGGTACCGGATGGTGTGCGCGTACATGCACCCGCCCGGCGACCCCGGGTTCGAGGTGCTCCGCCAGAAGGCCGCGCAGTACGGCGCCCCGCTCGTCTCCATCCCCGACCGCGGCGCGTGGGACTGGCGCGTGGTGACCGAGGCGCTGGCCGTGTGCAAACGGGAACGGGTCACCGTCTGGCACGGCCACGACTACAAGACGAACGCCCTCGGGATCCTGCTCAAACGGCTGTGGCCGATGCGCCTGGTGACGACCGTTCACGGGTGGGTGCAGCACACCCGCCGCACGCCGCTGTACTATCGCATTGACCAGCTCTGCCTCCCACGGTACGAACGCGTCATCTGCGTCTCGGACGACCTGCTCGAATCGTGCCTCGCCGCCGGCGTGCCCGCTAAAAACTGCGTGCTGCTGGAAAACGGCATCGACGCACTCGAGTACGCGCGCTCGCGCCCCACGGCCGCGGCCAAAGCCGCCCTCGGGCTCCCGGCCGGCGGGTTCGTCGTCGGCGCGGTCGGCCGGCTGTCCGGCGAGAAGGGGTTCGACGTGCTGATCCGGAGCGCCCACCAGCTCTTGGCCCGGGGGCTGGACGTGCGGCTCCTGATCGTGGGCGAGGGCGGGGAGCGTGCGGCCCTCGAGGCGCTCGTCCGTGAGCTACACTTGGGGGACCGGGTCCGCCTGGCCGGGTGGCAGGCGGACGTCCGCGGGCACTTTGAGGCGATGGACGTGTTCGCGCTGAGCAGCCTCCGCGAGGGGCTGCCGAACGTGGTCCTCGAAGCGATGGCGCTGGAGGTCCCGGTGGTCTCGACGCGGGTGGCCGGCATCCCGCGGCTGGTTCAGGACGGGCGCAACGGGTTCCTGGTGAACGCGGGCGACCTCGACGGGCTGACCACCGCACTGGCGGGGGTGCTCAAGAACCCCGCCCTGAGTGCGGTGTTCCGCGCCGCCGGCCGCCGGACCGTCGAAACGCGGTACAGTTTCGCGACGCGGATGCAGCGCCTTAAGCGCCTCTATGACGAACTGCTAGCGGGGTGA
- a CDS encoding FemAB family XrtA/PEP-CTERM system-associated protein produces MIRLKSSATPPTFATVVYPRAAVAGRVAELTAFVRHSAPEVPLSKHPLWLNVLQAGLGHDVYAVEAVASGCTVGFLPLACVSSLLFGRFLVSLPYLNTNGVVAQSADVQAELITRAVTLADELNVRYLELRHEAPIAHPALNAALTSKVHMRLPLPGTPEQLWSGFDSKVRNQIRKGEKGAFTVEWGAEELLNGFHDVLCENMRDLGSPVYGKKLFAAILAHFPGAAEICLVRDGTKPVAAALLLHGWGVTEVPTASSLKGYNPSNVNMLMYHHLLRRAVERGQRVFDFGRSTTEGSTFKFKKQWGAVPHPATWQYAVLKGEVSEMRPDNPRYRRAIRLWQRLPVGLTRRVGPHVVRGIP; encoded by the coding sequence ATGATCCGTTTGAAGTCGTCCGCCACCCCCCCGACGTTCGCCACGGTCGTGTACCCGCGCGCCGCGGTCGCCGGCCGGGTCGCGGAGCTGACCGCGTTCGTGCGGCACTCGGCGCCGGAGGTGCCGCTCAGCAAGCACCCGCTGTGGCTGAACGTGCTCCAGGCGGGTCTGGGGCACGACGTGTACGCGGTGGAGGCGGTCGCGAGCGGGTGCACGGTCGGGTTCCTGCCGCTGGCGTGCGTCAGCTCGCTGCTGTTCGGCCGGTTCCTCGTCAGCCTGCCGTACCTGAACACCAACGGCGTCGTCGCGCAGTCCGCCGACGTGCAGGCCGAACTCATCACCCGGGCCGTGACCCTCGCGGACGAGCTCAACGTCCGCTATTTGGAACTGCGGCACGAGGCGCCGATCGCGCACCCGGCGCTGAACGCGGCGCTCACGAGCAAGGTCCACATGCGGCTGCCGCTGCCCGGAACGCCGGAGCAGTTGTGGTCGGGCTTCGATTCCAAGGTCCGGAACCAGATCCGCAAGGGCGAAAAAGGGGCGTTCACCGTCGAGTGGGGCGCGGAGGAGCTGCTGAACGGGTTCCACGACGTGCTGTGCGAGAACATGCGCGACCTGGGCTCGCCGGTGTACGGCAAGAAGCTGTTCGCCGCGATCCTCGCGCACTTCCCGGGCGCCGCGGAGATTTGCCTCGTCCGTGACGGGACGAAGCCCGTGGCCGCGGCGCTCCTGCTGCACGGGTGGGGCGTCACCGAGGTGCCGACCGCGTCCTCGCTGAAGGGCTACAACCCGAGCAACGTGAACATGCTCATGTACCACCACCTGCTGCGCCGGGCGGTGGAGCGCGGGCAGCGCGTGTTCGATTTCGGCCGCTCCACGACCGAGGGCAGCACGTTCAAGTTCAAGAAGCAGTGGGGCGCGGTGCCGCACCCGGCGACCTGGCAGTACGCGGTCCTGAAGGGCGAGGTGAGCGAGATGCGGCCCGACAACCCGCGCTACCGGCGCGCCATCCGCCTGTGGCAGCGGCTCCCGGTCGGCCTCACGCGCCGCGTCGGCCCGCACGTCGTCCGCGGCATCCCGTGA
- a CDS encoding sigma-54 interaction domain-containing protein: MVSSRRLVLVAQDQRLAIAVQGHLQKAIQLTAPVVRFEDVPGLLTPETDGDLLFVAGDPTDAHQIEAVVRETKVQHLPAGLSVLETEAVRTSGRLDPLAPYLAHRFVWPHQPRELTAWAQHALSPGAPFAEPLTEAVAATIRRRLINHTPSLTAMVEQLCIAAAHDVTVLIEGETGTGKTYLAKLVHDCSVRRANRFLVVACGTLSGNLIASEFFGHVRGAFTSADAAKVGKFAAAGEGTILLDEIDTLGLEHQANLLRVIETGEFEPVGSNETQICKARIVAATNWNLADAVERGSFRRDLYYRLHVISFHLPPLRHRPEDIGPLVRGMVARYGTKYGKRLYGVCPEALRVLEAFPWPGNIRQLENVVQQAVLTSTGNELKVHHLSPQVLTRADAPAATLPMPGGFDGTLKQTREATERANILRALEKAGQSRTRAAQMLGVSRVTLYKKMKHYKLLQAKGPVAYPFDEFNSRVSGG, encoded by the coding sequence ATGGTTTCGTCCCGCCGCCTCGTCCTCGTCGCTCAGGACCAGCGCCTCGCGATCGCGGTCCAGGGCCACCTCCAGAAGGCCATCCAGCTCACCGCCCCGGTCGTCCGCTTCGAAGACGTGCCCGGCCTGCTCACCCCGGAAACGGACGGCGACCTGCTCTTCGTGGCCGGCGACCCGACCGACGCCCACCAGATCGAGGCCGTGGTTCGCGAGACGAAGGTGCAGCACCTCCCGGCCGGGCTCTCGGTTCTGGAAACAGAAGCCGTTCGCACGAGCGGCCGACTGGACCCGCTGGCCCCGTACCTCGCCCACCGGTTCGTGTGGCCCCACCAGCCGCGCGAGCTGACCGCGTGGGCGCAGCACGCGCTCTCGCCGGGCGCCCCGTTCGCCGAACCGCTGACCGAGGCCGTCGCCGCCACCATCCGCCGCCGGCTCATTAACCACACGCCGTCGCTCACTGCGATGGTGGAGCAGCTGTGCATCGCCGCCGCGCACGACGTGACCGTGCTGATCGAGGGCGAGACCGGGACCGGCAAGACGTACCTCGCGAAGCTCGTACACGACTGCTCGGTGCGCCGCGCGAACCGGTTCCTCGTGGTCGCGTGCGGGACGCTGTCCGGCAACCTGATCGCGAGCGAGTTCTTCGGCCACGTGCGGGGCGCGTTCACCAGCGCCGACGCCGCGAAGGTCGGCAAGTTCGCCGCCGCCGGCGAGGGCACCATCCTGCTCGACGAGATCGACACGCTGGGGCTGGAACACCAGGCCAACCTGCTCCGCGTGATCGAGACGGGCGAGTTCGAGCCGGTGGGCAGCAACGAGACGCAGATCTGCAAGGCCCGGATCGTCGCCGCGACCAACTGGAACCTGGCCGACGCGGTCGAGCGCGGCAGCTTCCGCCGCGACCTGTACTACCGGCTGCACGTCATCAGCTTCCACCTGCCGCCGCTGCGGCACCGGCCGGAGGACATCGGCCCCCTCGTGCGCGGGATGGTCGCCCGGTACGGCACGAAGTACGGCAAGCGGCTGTACGGCGTGTGCCCGGAGGCGCTGCGGGTGCTCGAAGCGTTCCCGTGGCCGGGCAACATCCGCCAGCTCGAAAACGTGGTCCAACAGGCGGTGCTGACGAGCACCGGCAACGAGCTCAAGGTCCACCACCTGTCGCCGCAGGTGCTGACCCGCGCGGACGCGCCGGCCGCCACGCTCCCGATGCCGGGCGGGTTCGACGGCACGCTGAAGCAGACGCGCGAGGCCACCGAGCGGGCGAACATCCTCCGCGCGCTGGAGAAGGCCGGGCAGAGCCGGACCCGGGCGGCGCAGATGTTGGGCGTCAGCCGCGTGACTCTCTATAAAAAAATGAAGCACTACAAGCTGCTCCAGGCGAAGGGGCCGGTCGCCTATCCGTTCGACGAGTTCAACAGCCGCGTGAGCGGCGGCTGA
- a CDS encoding GNAT family N-acetyltransferase, whose product MAEPELHYFCKPTALRPVAQPVEFLTAQALVADEPACKRLWDLVSTQFRTRGKFLAVWPGVRFVAVHRDPEGRADGFLLVNAPINWQIDYVVVCAESRGQGIASALVAETANQAFLRGVPYVMLTSKQSLRPLYEACGFAPVLQEPAPGPITSPSG is encoded by the coding sequence GTGGCCGAACCCGAACTGCACTATTTCTGCAAACCGACCGCGCTGCGCCCGGTGGCGCAACCGGTCGAGTTCCTCACCGCGCAAGCGCTCGTTGCCGACGAACCAGCGTGCAAGCGGTTGTGGGACCTGGTCAGTACGCAGTTCCGCACGCGCGGGAAGTTTCTCGCGGTGTGGCCCGGGGTGCGGTTCGTCGCGGTTCACCGCGACCCCGAGGGCCGCGCCGACGGGTTCCTTCTCGTGAACGCGCCGATCAACTGGCAGATCGACTACGTGGTGGTGTGCGCAGAATCGCGGGGCCAGGGGATCGCGTCGGCGCTGGTGGCCGAAACCGCCAACCAGGCGTTTCTGCGCGGGGTTCCGTATGTGATGCTGACAAGCAAGCAGAGCCTCCGGCCGCTGTACGAGGCGTGCGGGTTCGCGCCGGTCCTTCAGGAGCCCGCCCCCGGCCCTATCACTTCACCATCGGGGTGA
- the glmS gene encoding glutamine--fructose-6-phosphate transaminase (isomerizing) — protein sequence MCGIVGFTGRREASPVLLEGLRRLEYRGYDSAGLVTSTGNELHLRKKAGRLAELRGHVAAHPAPGCSGISHTRWATHGGATDRNAHPHTNTAGDIAVVHNGVIENFAALKHQLQAAGTAFRSDTDTEVLAHLIGHYYHGDLVAAVRQALSLVKGTYGLAVMARAEPGVIVGARLGSPLVVGVGADGMYLASDANALAGFADKVVYLTDRQICALTETDWEVRDQDLSPVSVAVSDIGHFLSDGDAGRGAYPHYMLKEIYEQPETLANAMRGRLTEADSTAHFGGLNLSAQQLRQIDRVVMTACGTSYHAAMVGEYLFEELARLPVEVEYASELRYRNPPMDRNTVVLALTQSGETADTLAALRESKRMGHTTLAICNAVGSSIAREADGGVYLHAGAEIGVASTKAFTSQVAVLTMLALYLGRTRHLSSTQGQRIIDDLHALPEAVRQALRCHDHVKRVAAKYAHAKNVLYLGRQYLYPVALEGALKLKEISYIHAEGYPAAEMKHGPIALVDPNTPSVFLVPRGSVFDKVMSNMQEIKARGGPVIAIASAGDREVAAVADDVIAIPDVPEYLQPIVTAIPLQLLAYEVALLCGCDVDKPRNLAKSVTVE from the coding sequence ATGTGCGGGATCGTCGGGTTCACCGGTCGTCGTGAGGCGTCCCCGGTACTGTTAGAGGGCTTGCGGCGGCTGGAGTACCGCGGGTACGACAGCGCCGGGCTGGTGACCAGCACGGGCAACGAGTTGCACCTGCGCAAGAAGGCCGGGCGGCTGGCCGAACTGCGCGGGCACGTCGCGGCCCACCCGGCCCCGGGGTGCAGCGGCATCAGCCACACCCGCTGGGCCACCCACGGCGGCGCCACCGACCGAAACGCCCACCCGCACACCAACACCGCCGGCGACATCGCGGTCGTTCACAACGGCGTCATCGAGAACTTCGCCGCCCTCAAGCACCAGCTCCAGGCCGCCGGCACCGCGTTCCGCTCGGACACCGACACTGAGGTCCTCGCCCACCTGATCGGCCACTATTACCACGGCGACCTCGTCGCCGCGGTGCGCCAGGCGCTGTCGCTCGTGAAGGGCACCTACGGCCTCGCGGTGATGGCCAGGGCCGAGCCGGGCGTGATCGTCGGCGCCCGGCTCGGCAGCCCGCTGGTTGTGGGCGTCGGCGCCGACGGCATGTACCTGGCCAGCGACGCCAACGCCCTGGCCGGGTTCGCGGACAAGGTCGTGTACCTGACCGACCGGCAGATCTGCGCGCTCACGGAGACCGACTGGGAGGTCCGGGACCAGGACCTGTCGCCGGTGTCGGTGGCGGTGAGCGACATCGGCCACTTCCTGAGCGACGGCGACGCCGGGCGCGGGGCGTACCCGCACTACATGCTCAAGGAGATCTACGAGCAGCCCGAGACCCTCGCCAACGCCATGCGGGGCCGGCTCACCGAGGCCGACAGCACGGCCCACTTCGGCGGCCTCAACCTGTCCGCCCAGCAGCTCCGCCAGATCGACCGGGTGGTCATGACCGCGTGCGGCACCAGCTACCACGCGGCGATGGTGGGCGAGTACCTGTTCGAGGAGCTGGCCCGGCTCCCGGTCGAGGTCGAGTACGCCAGCGAGCTCCGGTACCGCAACCCGCCGATGGACCGCAACACGGTCGTCCTGGCCCTCACCCAGAGCGGGGAGACGGCCGACACCCTGGCGGCCTTGCGCGAGAGCAAGCGGATGGGGCACACCACGCTCGCCATCTGCAACGCGGTCGGCAGCAGCATCGCGCGGGAGGCCGACGGCGGCGTGTACCTGCACGCCGGCGCCGAGATCGGGGTGGCGAGTACCAAGGCGTTCACGTCGCAGGTGGCGGTGCTGACCATGCTGGCGCTGTACCTGGGCCGCACCCGGCACCTGTCGAGCACCCAGGGCCAGCGGATCATCGACGACCTGCACGCGCTGCCGGAGGCGGTGCGACAGGCGCTCCGCTGCCACGACCACGTGAAGCGGGTGGCGGCCAAATACGCGCACGCCAAGAACGTGCTGTATTTGGGCCGCCAGTACCTGTACCCGGTGGCGCTGGAGGGGGCGCTGAAGCTCAAGGAGATCAGCTACATCCACGCGGAGGGGTACCCGGCGGCGGAGATGAAGCACGGGCCGATCGCGCTCGTGGACCCGAACACGCCGAGCGTGTTCCTGGTGCCCCGGGGCAGCGTGTTCGACAAGGTGATGTCCAACATGCAGGAGATCAAGGCCCGCGGCGGGCCGGTAATCGCGATCGCCAGCGCCGGGGACCGGGAAGTGGCGGCGGTCGCCGACGACGTGATCGCCATCCCGGACGTGCCCGAGTACCTCCAGCCCATCGTGACGGCCATCCCGCTGCAACTGCTCGCCTACGAGGTGGCCCTGCTGTGCGGGTGCGACGTGGACAAGCCGCGCAACCTCGCCAAAAGCGTTACGGTCGAATAA
- a CDS encoding UTP--glucose-1-phosphate uridylyltransferase, giving the protein MPLTDIITATDPAVRNTPLSAACRALSYRTLLAEREALDRFRRESTNLYDRVRALFFLHAIDRFHLPARPELPTGGRVPYAGVERLLARRFDEAVRTFRAEEAARGPSDPVCSALAAAYHALAFQTLADQVRASVRGAAGNRWMFRTGSADDHPLRVRPELLARTGPAGAFPVLRERTPVRMDLSHSCWSDIFFLGMDYPEGARVLNVSIDLGVNGRDAAPRPPIEVYFRVIDEPVLRLVSVDLDAAADVSSLAEVFDFARDYLGLLKAAVIASGLIPPGLEGSRQELKAVLEVLVGPGLGIELVSVVNDIPKGSRLAVSTNLLAALIAVCMRATGQAQALSGGLSESERRLVAARAILGEWLGGSGGGWQDSGGVWPGIKLIEGTFARAGDPEYGVSRGRLLPTHTVLGPDRVPPAARRRLEESLVLVHGGMAQNVGPVLEMVTEKYLLRDEREWSARQEALGYFDEIVTDLARGDVRALGAATTRNFAGPLQTIIPAATNAFTEALIDATRARFGGDFWGFWMLGGMSGGGMGFIVAPERKPEAQQFLRAEMSRLRSALRTSLPFAMEPVVYDFAVNADGTTAALLPAGDTLLPRGYYALLVPRWLREDPRSIPATRRAELDRLGRAARRSADLSGLVESLFDRMLPSAPTASGAGGNLAAVLAANGFDREAHERIREDLRRGRIGLAQNRLPGSTVVEDVHPGDVTDARRGTGAEDTARGRHALAAGEVAVVTLAAGAGSRWTQGAGVVKALHPFARLGGRHRTFLEVHLAKSRHTSEAFGATVPHVFTTGYLTHDPIAAHLEGNGAYGYPGPVSLSQGLSVGLRLVPMVRDLRFAWEETAQQVLDERKQRVRESAHAALIGWARAAGEGADYTDNEPLQCLHPVGHWYEVPNLLRNGVLLALLAARPQLNYLLVHNVDTLGAGLDPGLLGAHIASGRALTFEVIGRRIDDRGGGLARVDGRVRILEGLALPREEEEFGLTYYNTLTNWVSIDALLAAFGLSRGDLSDPVRVAVAVDRMAARLPTYVTLKDVKKRWGHGYEDVYPVCQFEKLWGDMTAVSGVDCGFVVVPRARGQQLKDPAQLDGWLRDGSADFVSALCAFRDRIG; this is encoded by the coding sequence ATGCCCCTCACCGACATCATTACCGCGACCGACCCGGCCGTACGGAACACGCCCCTTTCGGCCGCCTGCCGCGCCCTGAGCTACCGCACGCTCCTGGCCGAGCGGGAGGCGCTCGACCGGTTCCGCCGCGAGAGTACGAACCTGTACGACCGCGTCCGGGCGCTCTTCTTCCTCCACGCCATCGACCGGTTCCACCTGCCGGCGCGGCCCGAACTGCCGACCGGCGGCCGGGTGCCATATGCCGGGGTGGAGCGCCTGCTCGCGCGCCGGTTCGACGAGGCCGTGCGGACCTTCCGGGCCGAAGAAGCCGCCCGCGGGCCGAGCGACCCGGTGTGTAGCGCCCTGGCCGCGGCGTACCACGCGCTGGCGTTCCAGACGCTCGCCGATCAGGTGCGGGCCAGCGTCCGCGGCGCGGCCGGCAACCGGTGGATGTTCCGCACCGGCTCGGCCGACGACCACCCGCTGCGCGTGCGCCCCGAACTGCTCGCGCGCACCGGTCCGGCCGGCGCGTTTCCCGTCCTCCGCGAGCGGACCCCGGTGCGGATGGACCTGTCGCACTCGTGCTGGAGCGACATCTTCTTCCTCGGCATGGACTACCCCGAGGGCGCCCGCGTCCTGAACGTGTCGATCGACCTGGGCGTGAACGGCCGCGACGCGGCGCCGCGCCCGCCGATCGAGGTCTACTTCCGGGTGATCGACGAGCCCGTGCTGCGGCTGGTGAGCGTCGATCTGGACGCGGCCGCGGACGTGAGTTCGCTGGCCGAGGTGTTCGACTTCGCCCGCGACTACCTCGGCCTGTTGAAAGCCGCGGTCATCGCGTCGGGGCTGATCCCGCCGGGGCTGGAGGGCTCGCGCCAGGAACTCAAGGCCGTGCTGGAGGTGTTGGTCGGGCCGGGGCTGGGCATCGAACTCGTGAGCGTCGTGAACGACATCCCGAAGGGCTCGCGGCTCGCGGTGTCCACCAACCTGCTCGCCGCGCTGATCGCGGTGTGTATGCGCGCGACCGGTCAGGCCCAGGCGCTCTCGGGCGGGCTGTCCGAATCGGAACGGCGGCTGGTCGCGGCACGGGCCATCCTCGGCGAGTGGCTCGGCGGTTCGGGCGGCGGGTGGCAGGACTCCGGCGGCGTGTGGCCGGGGATCAAGCTCATTGAGGGGACGTTTGCACGGGCGGGCGATCCCGAGTACGGAGTCAGCCGCGGGCGCCTCCTGCCGACGCACACCGTTCTGGGTCCGGACCGCGTGCCGCCCGCTGCCCGCCGTCGGCTCGAAGAGAGTCTCGTCCTCGTTCACGGCGGGATGGCCCAGAACGTCGGGCCGGTTCTGGAGATGGTCACCGAGAAGTACCTGCTCCGGGACGAGCGCGAGTGGTCGGCGCGACAGGAGGCGCTCGGGTACTTCGACGAGATCGTCACCGACCTGGCCCGTGGCGACGTGCGGGCACTCGGCGCCGCGACGACGCGCAACTTTGCCGGCCCGCTCCAGACAATCATCCCGGCGGCGACGAACGCGTTTACCGAGGCGCTGATCGACGCCACGCGGGCGCGGTTCGGTGGGGACTTCTGGGGCTTCTGGATGCTCGGCGGCATGTCCGGCGGCGGCATGGGCTTCATCGTCGCGCCGGAGCGGAAGCCCGAGGCCCAGCAGTTCTTGCGCGCCGAGATGTCACGCCTGCGGTCCGCCCTTCGGACGAGTCTGCCGTTCGCGATGGAACCGGTGGTCTACGACTTCGCCGTCAACGCCGACGGCACCACCGCCGCCCTGCTGCCCGCCGGTGACACGCTCCTGCCGCGCGGGTATTACGCCCTGCTCGTGCCGCGCTGGCTGCGTGAAGACCCGCGGTCCATTCCCGCGACCCGCCGGGCCGAACTCGACCGCCTCGGCCGGGCCGCACGCCGCAGCGCCGATCTGTCGGGTTTGGTGGAATCGCTGTTCGACCGCATGTTGCCGAGCGCGCCGACCGCGTCCGGAGCGGGGGGCAACCTGGCGGCCGTTCTGGCCGCGAACGGGTTCGATCGCGAGGCCCACGAGCGCATCCGAGAGGACCTCCGCCGCGGGCGCATCGGGCTGGCGCAGAACCGCTTGCCCGGCTCCACGGTCGTGGAGGACGTTCACCCCGGTGATGTGACCGACGCCCGGCGCGGTACCGGCGCAGAGGACACCGCGCGCGGGCGGCACGCGCTGGCGGCCGGCGAGGTGGCGGTGGTCACACTCGCCGCGGGGGCCGGCAGCCGTTGGACGCAGGGCGCCGGCGTGGTGAAGGCGCTGCACCCGTTCGCCCGGCTCGGCGGCCGGCACCGCACGTTTCTGGAGGTCCACCTTGCGAAGAGCCGGCACACCTCCGAAGCGTTCGGCGCGACCGTCCCGCACGTGTTCACCACCGGGTATCTCACACACGACCCGATCGCGGCACACCTGGAGGGCAACGGCGCCTATGGCTATCCGGGGCCGGTGAGCTTGTCGCAAGGGCTCTCGGTCGGGCTGCGCCTCGTACCGATGGTGCGCGACCTGCGGTTCGCCTGGGAGGAGACGGCCCAACAGGTACTCGACGAGCGCAAGCAGCGCGTCCGCGAGAGCGCCCACGCGGCCCTGATCGGATGGGCTCGGGCGGCCGGCGAGGGGGCCGACTATACGGACAACGAGCCGCTCCAGTGCCTGCACCCGGTCGGCCACTGGTACGAGGTGCCGAACCTGCTCCGTAACGGCGTGCTGCTCGCGCTGCTGGCCGCACGCCCGCAACTCAATTACCTGTTGGTTCACAACGTGGACACGCTCGGCGCGGGCCTCGACCCCGGCCTGCTCGGCGCGCACATCGCGTCCGGGCGGGCGCTGACGTTTGAAGTGATCGGCCGGAGGATCGACGACCGGGGGGGCGGGTTGGCCCGCGTTGACGGCCGCGTGCGCATCCTCGAAGGGTTGGCGCTGCCGCGCGAAGAGGAGGAGTTCGGCCTCACCTATTACAACACGCTCACGAACTGGGTGAGCATCGATGCGCTACTCGCGGCGTTCGGCCTGTCCCGCGGCGACCTGTCCGACCCGGTGCGGGTCGCGGTCGCCGTTGACCGGATGGCCGCGCGGCTGCCCACATACGTGACCCTGAAAGACGTGAAGAAGCGCTGGGGCCACGGGTACGAGGACGTGTACCCCGTCTGTCAGTTCGAGAAGTTGTGGGGCGATATGACCGCTGTGAGCGGGGTGGATTGCGGTTTCGTTGTGGTTCCCCGCGCCCGCGGCCAGCAACTCAAGGACCCGGCCCAGCTCGACGGCTGGCTCCGCGACGGTTCGGCCGATTTCGTCAGTGCGCTGTGCGCGTTTCGGGACCGGATCGGTTGA